The DNA window GCAACTATGTGTCCCGCAATTTCGGCGAGCTGATCCTGTTCAAGGTAAACGGCTACGCCCCCTCGATCCGCCGGATCGATTTTCAGGTCGCGGCGAATTCCTCCCAGAAGCCGCCAGCGACCGCAACCAACGCACCGCAAACAACGAACGCCACGGCCTCCGCGGCTCCGGCGCGCCGTTTGCCCGACGACGTGCTGTCTTCCGCGCCGCTGGATGAGCGCTTTACCTTCGATCGTTTCGTCGTCGGCAAGCCCAACGAACTGGCGCACGCCGCGGCCAAGCGTGTGGCCGAGGGTGGCCCGGTCACCTTTAACCCGCTTTTCCTGTATGGCGGCGTCGGCCTTGGTAAGACACACCTCATGCATGCCATCGCGTGGGAGCTTCAGGCCGCGCAGCCAGAGCTGAACGTGCTCTACCTGTCCGCAGAGCAGTTCATGTACCGTTTTGTGCAGGCTTTGCGTGACCGCCGCATGATGGATTTCAAGGAGCTTTTCCGCTCGGTCGACGTGCTGATGGTCGACGATGTCCAGTTCATCGCCGGCAAGGACAGTACGCAGGAAGAATTCTTTCACACGTTCAACGCGCTCGTGGATCAGAACAAGCAGATCGTCATTTCTGCCGACCGCGCCCCGGGCGAGATCGAAAACCTCGAAGAGCGCATCAAGTCGCGCCTGCAATGCGGCCTGGTGGTGGATCTGCATCCCACCGACTACGAACTCCGCCTCGGCATCCTGCAATCCAAGGCGGATCGCTTTGCCGAACAATACCCCAGCCTTGAAATGGCCGATGGGGTGCTGGAATTCCTCGCGCATCGCATCTCGACCAACGTGCGTGTGCTCGAAGGCGCGCTGACCCGGCTTTACGCCTTTGCCTCGCTGGTCGGGCACCAGATCACGATGGAACTGGCCCAGGATTGTCTTGCCGACATCCTGCGCGCGTCTGAACGCAAAGTCTCGATCGAAGAGATCCAACGCCACGTTTCCGAGCATTTCAACATCCGCCTCAGCGACATGATCGGACCCAAGCGCGTGCGCACCTTTGCCCGCCCCAGACAGATTGCGATGTTTCTCTGCAAGCAACTGACCTCTCGCTCCCTGCCCGAGATCGGCCGGCGCTTCGGCGGTCGGGATCATACCACGGTGATGCATGGCGTGCGCCGGATCGAAGAGCTCAGCGCGCAGGACGGACAGCTTGCCGAAGACCTCAAGATTCTGCGCCGCGCGCTCGAGGGCTGACGGGCAATAAAAGGCTTGAGCATAAGGCGAAACTTGCTAACGTGCCGGTCCCGGTGCCCGTCAGAGGCACGCACGCAGGGAGCGAGGGCATGAAACTCAGCATCGAACGCGGAACGCTGCTCAAAGCGGTCTCGCAGGCCCAGTCCGTCGTCGAACGGCGCAACACGATTCCGATCCTCGCCAACGTGCTGATCGAGGCCGAGGGCGACGCGGTGCATTTCCGCGCCACGGATCTGGATATCGAGGTCGTCGACAAGGCCCCGGCCCAGGTCGAGCGCGCGGGCGCCACGACCGTTTCCGCCGTGACCCTGCACGAGATCGTGCGCAAGCTGCCCGACGGGGCGCTGGTGACGCTGACCGACGATGGTGCCTCAGGGCGCCTGACCGTCGAGGCGGGACGCTCGAACTTCTCTCTGGCGACCCTGCCCAAGGAAGATTTCCCGGTCATGGCGTCGTCGGAATACTCCAGTAACTTCTCGGCCAAGGCGCCGGTGCTGCGCAGGCTCTTCGACAAGTCGAAATTCGCGATCTCGACGGAAGAAACGCGCTATTACCTCAACGGTGTCTACATGCACGTCTCGGACGCCGAAGGCGGCAAGGTGCTGCGCTGCGTGGCGACCGACGGTCACCGGCTGGCCCGGGTCGACGCCGACCTGCCCGACGGCGCCGAGGACATGCCGGGCGTGATTGTTCCGCGCAAGACCGTAGGCGAGCTGCGCAAACTTCTGGACGATGATGACATGGCCATCGCGGTGTCTGTCAGCGAAACCAAGGTGCGCTTTGCCACGCCCAATATCACGCTCACTTCCAAGGTGATCGACGGCACGTTCCCCGATTACACGCGCGTCATTCCGCAGGGCAACACCCGCAAGATGGAGGTCGACGCCAGCGAGTTCGCCCAGGCCGTCGACCGTGTCGCCACCGTCAGTTCCGAGCGCTCCCGCGCGGTGAAGCTGGCGCTGGACGAGGACCGCCTGATCCTGTCGGTGAATGCGCCCGACAGTGGTGCGGCCGAGGAAGAACTGGCCGTGGCCTATGGCGACGAGCGGCTGGAAATCGGCTTCAACGCCAAGTACCTGCTGGAAATCGCCAGCCAGGTCGATCGTGAAAACGCCGTCTTCATGTTCAATTCCTCGGGCGATCCCACGCTGATGCGCGAAGGCAATGACACCTCGGCGGTCTATGTCGTGATGCCGATGCGCGTGTGACGCGGGCCGGAATTTTTCAAAAATTCCGGATCGGAAAATTTGAATTTTCCGTGCCGCTTTCTTTCAAGAAAACGTGGTGCTCTGAATGACCGGTTTTTACCTGTCATCGCTCAGCCTGTCGCATTTCCGGTCGCACAAGGGCGTGCGGATCGAGGCGGACGCGCGCCCCGTCGCGCTCTACGGTCCGAATGGGGCGGGCAAGACCAATATTCTTGAAGCGGTCTCGCTCTTCTCACCCGGACGCGGTTTGCGCCGGGCCGCGGCGCAGGACATGGCACGGCGGCCGGACGCGATCGGCTGGAAGCTGACCGGCGTGTTGCGATCGATGCACCAAGTCCACGAGATCGAGACTTGGTCCGAAGAGGGCGGTGCGCGGCAATTGCGGATCGACGGCAAGGCGGCGTCGCAGGTGGCGCTGGGGCGCGTCGCACGGGTGCTGTGGCTGATCCCGTCCATGGACCGGTTGTGGATCGAGGGGGCCGAGGGACGGCGGCGGTTTCTGGACCGCATGACGCTGAGTTTCGTGCCCTCCCATGCCGAGTCGACGTTGGCCTACGAGAAGGCCATGCGCGAACGCAACCGCCTGCTGAAAGACCAGGTGCGGGACGGGCATTGGTACGTGGCGCTGGAGCGGCAGATGGCCGAGGCCGGGACTGCGATCCACGCGAACCGCGTCGCCGCGCTGGACCAACTGGCCGTGGCGCAGGCGCAGGCCGAGACCGCGTTCCCGGTCGCGGAGCTGGAGCTGACCATGACCGAAGGGGAGATGCCCGGCACCGAGTCCGATTTCCGCGATGCCCTGTCCGAAAGCCGTTTTCGCGATATCGCCGTCGGGCGAACGCTTGTCGGGCCGCACCGGGCGGACCTCTACGGCGTCTACGCGGCCAAGGCGGTTCCGGCTGCGGACTGCTCGACCGGCGAACAGAAGGCGCTGCTTGTGTCGCTGATCCTCGCGAACGGGCGGGCGCTGGCCCGCGACTTTGGCGCACCACCGATCCTGCTCTTGGACGAGGTCGCGGCGCACCTGGACGCGGAACGGCGCGCGGCACTTTACAACGAGGTCTGTGCCTTGGGGGCGCAGGCGTGGATGACGGGAACGGGGCCAGAGCTGTTCTCTGAACTGGGTGAGCGTGCGCAGGTTTTCGAGGTGACGGAGGACGATGCGGCCTCGGTCGTGACTGCGCGCTGAAATCGGGAAAATGACACCGACGCGATGCGACCCGAATACCGACGCGATACCGATATTAAGATGCTGATCGTCAAACACAAAATCTTGTGTCTATCGCGTGACATTCCTCGTTGAGAATCGTATAAAATACGAAACTGAACGAAGGATAATCTGCATGGCAGAACCCGCCGCGTCCCCCGAAGAGTATGGTGCAGAATCCATCAAGGTTCTCAAGGGGTTGGAAGCAGTTCGCAAGCGTCCTGGCATGTATATCGGCGACACCGACGACGGGTCGGGCTTGCATCACATGGTCTACGAGGTTGTCGACAATGGTATCGACGAGGCCCTCGCCGGCCACGCAGACCATGTAACTGTCTGTATTCACAAGGATAGTTCGATATCGGTCAGCGATAATGGCCGTGGCATTCCTGTGGAAATGCACGAGGAAGAGGGCGTGTCGGCGGCTGAGGTCATCATGACCCAACTTCATGCTGGCGGGAAATTCGACAGCAATTCCTACAAGGTTTCCGGTGGCTTGCATGGCGTCGGCGTGTCGGTGGTAAATGCCCTGTCGGATTGGCTGGAATTGCGCGTCTGGCGGGCCGGCAAGGAGCACGTCGCGCGTTTCGAGCGTGGCGAGACCGCCAAGCATTTGGAGGTGGTCGGTGACGCGGCCGGCAAGCGCGGTACCGAAGTACGGTTCCTCGCATCACTCGATACGTTCTCTAATCTCGAGTACAGCTTTGAAACACTGGAGAAACGCCTGCGCGAACTTGCGTTTCTGAACTCCGGTGTGCGCATCATCCTGCGCGACGAGCGGCCTGCCGAGCCGCTGGAAACAGAACTGCATTACGATGGTGGTGTGCAGGAGTTCGTACGCTACCTCGACCGCAGCAAATCGCCGCTCATGACCGATCCGATCTTCGTGACCGGCGAGCGGGACGACATCGGCGTCGAGGTGGCGATGTGGTGGAACGACAGCTATCACGAGACGGTACTGCCGTTCACCAACAATATCCCCCAGCGAGACGGAGGCACGCATCTTGCAGGTTTTCGAGGCGCGCTGACCCGTGTATTGCAAAAATACGCTGCCGAAAGCGGGATCGCGAAGAAGGAAAAGGTCACTTTTACCGGGGACGACGCCCGCGAGGGGCTGACGTGTGTGTTGTCTGTCAAGGTTCCGGACCCGAAATTCTCCAGTCAGACCAAGGACAAGCTGGTGAGTTCCGAGGTGCGCCCGGCGGTCGAGAGCTTGGTTAACGAAAAGCTGTCCGAATGGTTCGAGGAAAACCCGAACGAGGCCAAGATGATCGTCGGCAAGATTATGGAAGCGGCCATGGCGCGCGAGGCGGCACGCAAGGCGCGAGAGCTGACGCGGCGAAAAACTGCGCTCGACGTGAACTACCTGGCCGGCAAACTGAAAGACTGCTCCGAGAAGGACCCATCCAAGACAGAGCTGTTTCTTGTCGAGGGCGACAGCGCCGGCGGCTCGGCTCAGACGGGGCGAGACCGGTCGACGCAGGCGGTCCTGCCACTGCGCGGCAAGATCCTGAATGTGGAGCGGGCCCGGTTTGACCGGATGCTATCGAGCCAGGAAATCGGCAACCTAGTCATGGCGCTGGGTACTGGTATCGGGCGCGACGAATTCAACATCGCGAAGCTGCGATACCACAAGATTGTCATCATGACGGACGCCGACGTAGACGGCGCCCACATTCGGACATTGCTGCTGACTTTCTTCTACCGGCAGATGCCGGAATTGATCGAAGGCGGATACTTGTATATTGCGCAGCCGCCACTGTTCAAGGTCAGCCGCGGCAAGTCCGAGGTGTACTTGAAGGACACGCCGGCGCTGGAGGACTACCTGATCGCGCAAGGCACGGAGGACGCCGTGTTGCGGCTTGGTTCGGGCGAGGATATCACCGGACAAGACCTCGTCCGCGTGGTTGAGGAAGCGCGTCAGACAAGTCGCATCCTTGAGGCGTTTCCGACGCATTATCCGCGGCATATTCTGGAACAGGCCGCGATTGCCGAAGCGTTCGAGCCAGGGCGTGCGGATGCTGATATCCAGTCGGTCGCCGACAGTGTGGCGAAGCGTCTGGACCTGATTGCCCTTGAGTACGAGCGGGGTTGGCAGGGCCGGCAAACCCAAGATCATGGTATTCGCCTCACGCGCATCCTGCGCGGCGTCGAAGAGGTGCGGACTCTCGATGGCCCGATCCTGCGCGGTGGAGAGGCAAAGCGTCTGGGGCAATTTACCAAAGGACTACGCGAAATCTACAATGAGCCGGCAACCCTGCACCGTAAGGACCGATCGCAGTCGATCTATGGACCTCTAGACCTGCTTGAAGCAATCCTCAAGGAAGGTGAAAAAGGTCTTGCTCTTCAACGCTACAAAGGATTGGGAGAGATGAACCCCGATCAACTCTGGGAAACGACGTTGGACCCAGAGGCGCGCACGTTGTTACAAGTAAAGGTCGATGACGTGGCCGAAGCCGACGACCTCTTTACCAAGCTGATGGGTGACGTGGTGGAGCCCCGTCGTGAGTTTATCCAGCAGAACGCGCTAAGCGTGGAGAACCTGGATTTCTAACAGCGTGTAGGATCGCGCACAATCATGCTCGGTCCTACAGGTGGGGCTGATCAGCCGTTCCATTGTTCAATTGATCGTGCCTGTCAGCCCTTCAGGTTGGCCTGTAACGACGAATGTCAGCTTCTCTGGATCAAGCCATTCGCGGGCGACGCGATTAATATCCTCCAGACTGACAGCATTGACCATGTCATTGCGGTTGGCGATGTAATCGGTTCCTAACCCGTCCATCTGCATACCGACCGCGATGTTGGCGATTGTTGCATTGCCGTCAAAGCGAAGCGGGTAGGCGCCGGTAAGGTAAGTCTTGGCATCGTCCAATTCTTCTTGAGTAACACCATTCTCGCGAATGCGCTTCCATTCCGTGAAAATGACTTCGACCGCCTCGGCTACACGATCATTGGCGGAAGCCACGCTGCCCATCCAAACCTGGGCATCGTCACGGTCCGCGAGATAGGAATACACCCCGTAGGTCAGGCCGCGTTTCTCGCGTACCTCGGTCATTAGCCGGCTTTCGAAACCACCGCCGCCGAGGATGTGATTCAGCACGAACGCCGCAAAGAAATCCGGGTGCTCGCGCTCCAGGCCGGGCTGTGCGAAAAGCGCGACCGATTGCGGCGTGTCATAGCTCACAACCTTGATTCCGCCCGGCAGGTTGAGCGTTGCATCCTCGGGAAGGGGCGCCCCTTTTTCCGGAAGGTCCGAGAGAAGCGTATCAAGCAGAGAGGACAGTTCGTCGGGTGTGATGTCGCCGACGGCACTAACGTAGAGCCGATCACGCGCGATGGTATCCGCGTGCGCAGCGATAATATCTTCGCGGGTCAGCGCAGTGACGGATTCTACGGTGCCATTCTCATCGCTGCCATACGGGTGATCCCCATAGACCAGCGAGGCGAAGCTCGCGCTGGCGATTTCCTGCGGGTCTTTCGAGTCCGATCGAATGATGGAGACCACCTGTGCCCGGACCCGCTCGATCGCCTCATCGTCGAAGCGGGGATTGACGAGCGTGTCTTTCAGAAGCGCCACCGACTCGTCCCGATTTTCAGTCAGAAACCGGGCCGATACGCCTAGCGAGTCCGGACCGGCGTCATATGAAAATGACGCGGCCAGCGTGTCGGTTGCGCGCGAGAAGGCGCGTGCATCCAAGTCACCGGCGCCTTCTTCCAGAAGACCTGTCATCAAGTTGACCGCGCCGCGTTTGCCCGGTGCATCCAGAGACGTCCCGCCCCGAAAGCGCAGCTCAAGAGCGACGAACGGAATCGAGTGATCCTCGACCAGCCAGGCATCGACGCCACCGGGCGTCGTGATCTCCTCAATTTCGACTTCGGCGCGGGCCGGAAGCGCCGCCAAAAGGATGACGGCGGAAAATATGAACGTGGCAAGACGGGTCATTGGGTCACTTCCTTGGCAGAGATGTAGCCGGTGACGGAGTTGTTGTCTTGAGCGAAAAGCTCTCGTGCGGCGGTCATGATGTCCTCTTCAGTGACGGCCTGAAGAATATCGGGCCAAGCTTGGATATCTTCGACCGTCAGCCCTTGCGTCAGGCCTCTGCCATAGCGGTTGGCAATCGAGCTGACATCGTCACGCGCGTAGATTTCCGAGGCGCGAATACGGGTCTTGATCCTCTCTAGGCGTTCGGCGTCCAAACCCTCCTCAAGGAAATCTTCAATCACCTCATCCATCGCGGTTTCTGCCTGTTCAAGCGTAAACCCCGGCGCTGGCACAACGGTCAGATTGAACGTCGTGTCGTCAAGCGAAGTGCCCCCGTAATAGGCCCCGGTATAAACGGCCGTGCGCGTATCGAACTGAAGCTTGTCGGTCAGGATCGACGTTGTTCCTTCGCCCAGAACGTCGGCCAGTATGGTCAGGGCCGCCGCAGTCTCCTGATCGCCGGAATCGCGTTCCGGTGCCAGATACGACCGTTGCAGATACGGCTGCGCCACACGGGAATCTTCATAGTACACTCGGCGCTCTGCCGTCTGACGCGGTTCCTGCGGCCGTTTACGTTCTGGCAAGTCCGGGTTGGCCGGAATAGGCTCGTAGTATTTTTCGGCGAGCGATCGCACCTCGTCAGGTGTGACATCGCCTGCCACGACCAGGATAGCGTTGTTGGGAGCGTAGTAGGTTTCGTAGTAGTCCAACGCGTCGGCAAGCGACAGATCGACCATCTCGTGCTGCCAGCCGATGATCGGTACACCGTAGCGGTGATTGAGATACTGCGCCGCCCACTGTTGCTCGCGGAAAAGGGCAGACGGGTTGTTCTCGATGCGCTGGTTGCGCTCTTCGATGATCACGTCGCGCTCGGTCAGGATGTCTTCCTCGTCCAGCTTGAGGTTGACCATGCGATCACTCTCCATCTGCATCATCAACTCAAGACGATCGGCGGCGACACGCTGAAAATAGGCTGTGTAATCGTAACTGGTAAATGCATTGTCGGAGCCGCCATTGCGCGCGACGGTGGAAGAAAACTCGCCAGGCGCCATATTTTCAGTGCCTTTGAAGAGAAGGTGCTCAAGGAAATGTGCCACGCCTGAAACGCCGGCTTTTTCGTCGGCGGAGCCGGCTCGATACCACACCATATGAACAACGACTGGCGCGCGGTGATCCTCGATCACAATGACGTCCATGCCGTTCTTCAGTGTAAAGCTGGTCACCATGTCATCAGCCAAAGCTGAAGTCGCACAAGCTATTGAAAGGCACAGGCCGGCTAGCCAATTGCGCATGAAAATCTCCCCGCGGTCAGCGATTACATTGGACAGTAAATACGCTGCGCACCGTGCTATTCAACCGTTCTGACCTTGTTGTGAGCACGCGATAGGGGTCAGCGGCGTCTACCCTCTGGCGGGTATGACGGTGTCGGAACACCAACCCGGCGTAGGCGGGTCGCCTCGGCTTTTGAGTCAAGCCATTGGCGCCTGTAGGCAAGATTGTAGTCGTCGTTCCTGCCAATGTTAAGGATATTGACCCGGCCACGCTTACGGCGGATTTCTACGTCCTCTCGGGCAAGGGTCTGACGGATGCCGGGTACCACGCCAAAGCGGTTGGCATAGTTGACCAGTCCGCCATCTCTTCGTCCGATCCCGGTATTGGCAAGGGCGCCGGGGTTGCCGCCGAGCGCGGCGACGCTGTCACCTTTTGGGGTCGGGTCGGTGATATTGGTGCCTCCCGGTGTGGGTGCCGGCAAGGCGCGGTAGCTTTCGGGGGCTTGAAGCGGCTTTCCAGGGACGATGTTGAACTCCTCGGGGCCATTGCCCGTGTTCTTGATCCGCGAAAGCGTGATATCCCTGTCGCGCCCACCGCAGGCGGAGACCGCCATTGCAAGGACCAAGATCAAAATCGCCCGAAGTTTCATTGCCCACTCCTGCCTCGTCCCGTCAGCCTTACCGCATTCGGCCGGAAACGTCACGCTGCCTTTTTGCTGTCGCTGCTAAAGATTACCATGCCGAAGGCGCCTATGAAAACCGCGATATCAGCCACGTTGAAAGAGGTCGGGTTGTTGAATCCACAGCACGACATATTCAGGAAATCCGCAACTGCGCCATAGATCAGACGGTCAATGACGTTGCCGAGGGCTCCGCCTACCAGAAGCCCCGCCGATATCTGCTGCCATCGGCCATGCGGATCTGTCCAGACCCACCACAGAACAGCGCCGACAATCACAAGCGCGACAACGATCCAGATCCATGGGTTGGCTCCGGCAAAGGCGCCAAAGTTGATCCCGGTATTCCACGCCATCTCAAGGTTTAGGTAAGGCGGGAAAACCTCGATCGACAGGACACGCTTGAGGTCGAGCACCTGTACAACCCAGTATTTCGTGATCTGATCCAGCACGAAGATGACACTGGCCACCCAGACTACGGTGCGCATACTGCTCTCCTTATGGGTCAGGTTTTACCCGCCGCCCGTTTTTCTGTCCGGCTCTTAGTGCCGGAAATGGCGCATACCGGTCAAGACCATGGCCAGCCCAGCCTTGTCGGCGGCGGCTATGACCTCATCGTCGCGCATTGAACCGCCGGGTTGGATGACCGCAGTCGCACCGGCCTCGGCGGCGGTCAGCAAGCCATCGGGAAAGGGGAAGAAAGCGTCGGAGGCGACCACGCTACCTTGGGTCAGTGGTGCGGAGAGGCCCAGTTCGGCGGCCATGTCCTGCGCTTTACGGGCGGCGATGCGGCAGCTGTCGACGCGGCTCATCTGGCCCGCGCCCACGCCCACGGTAGCGCCGTTATTGACATAAACAATGGCATTCGATTTCACGTGCTTGGCCACTTTCCAGGCAAACTGCATATCGGCCATTTCCTGATCGGTCGGCGCACGTTTGGTTACGACCTTGAGATCATCGGCAGACACCTGCCCGCTGTCCTTGTCCTGCACAAGGTAACCGCCGGAAACCTGCTTGAGCATCAGCGCGGCCTCTGCCGGATCGGCGAGCCCGTCAGTGGTGAGCAGGCGCAGGTTCTTTTTCGTCGCGAAGATCTTCATAGCTGCTTCGTCGGCGCCGGGGGCGATCACGACTTCGGTGAAGATGCCGGCGATTTCTTCCGCCGTTGCCGCGTCGAGCGGTTGGTTGAGCGCGATGATGCCGCCGAAGGCCGAAGTGCGGTCGCAGTCGAAGGCTCGGATGTAAGCCTCTTTGAGCGTGTCCGCGCGGGCCACGCCGCAGGGGTTGGCGTGCTTGATGATCGCGCAGGCGGGCCCGCTCGAGGCGGCGAATTCGCTGACCAGCTCGAACGCGGCGTCGGTGTCGTTGATGTTATTGTAACTCAACTCCTTGCCCTGCACCTGATGCGCGGTAGCGACGCCGGCGCGGGCGGAACCGTCAGTGTAGAACGCCGCCGCCTGGTGCGGGTTCTCGCCGTAGCGCAGGGTTTGCGCCAGTTCTCCGGCGACCGCGCGGCGGCGCGGCGCGGTTTCCCCAAGCGCCTTGGCCATCCAGCCAGAGACAGCCGCGTCATAGGCGCCGGTGCGGGCATAGGCATTGAGCGCGAGTTTCTGACGAAAGGCATAGGTGGTTTGACCGTCGTTA is part of the Roseovarius sp. THAF9 genome and encodes:
- a CDS encoding pitrilysin family protein; this translates as MRNWLAGLCLSIACATSALADDMVTSFTLKNGMDVIVIEDHRAPVVVHMVWYRAGSADEKAGVSGVAHFLEHLLFKGTENMAPGEFSSTVARNGGSDNAFTSYDYTAYFQRVAADRLELMMQMESDRMVNLKLDEEDILTERDVIIEERNQRIENNPSALFREQQWAAQYLNHRYGVPIIGWQHEMVDLSLADALDYYETYYAPNNAILVVAGDVTPDEVRSLAEKYYEPIPANPDLPERKRPQEPRQTAERRVYYEDSRVAQPYLQRSYLAPERDSGDQETAAALTILADVLGEGTTSILTDKLQFDTRTAVYTGAYYGGTSLDDTTFNLTVVPAPGFTLEQAETAMDEVIEDFLEEGLDAERLERIKTRIRASEIYARDDVSSIANRYGRGLTQGLTVEDIQAWPDILQAVTEEDIMTAARELFAQDNNSVTGYISAKEVTQ
- the recF gene encoding DNA replication/repair protein RecF translates to MTGFYLSSLSLSHFRSHKGVRIEADARPVALYGPNGAGKTNILEAVSLFSPGRGLRRAAAQDMARRPDAIGWKLTGVLRSMHQVHEIETWSEEGGARQLRIDGKAASQVALGRVARVLWLIPSMDRLWIEGAEGRRRFLDRMTLSFVPSHAESTLAYEKAMRERNRLLKDQVRDGHWYVALERQMAEAGTAIHANRVAALDQLAVAQAQAETAFPVAELELTMTEGEMPGTESDFRDALSESRFRDIAVGRTLVGPHRADLYGVYAAKAVPAADCSTGEQKALLVSLILANGRALARDFGAPPILLLDEVAAHLDAERRAALYNEVCALGAQAWMTGTGPELFSELGERAQVFEVTEDDAASVVTAR
- the dnaN gene encoding DNA polymerase III subunit beta, producing MKLSIERGTLLKAVSQAQSVVERRNTIPILANVLIEAEGDAVHFRATDLDIEVVDKAPAQVERAGATTVSAVTLHEIVRKLPDGALVTLTDDGASGRLTVEAGRSNFSLATLPKEDFPVMASSEYSSNFSAKAPVLRRLFDKSKFAISTEETRYYLNGVYMHVSDAEGGKVLRCVATDGHRLARVDADLPDGAEDMPGVIVPRKTVGELRKLLDDDDMAIAVSVSETKVRFATPNITLTSKVIDGTFPDYTRVIPQGNTRKMEVDASEFAQAVDRVATVSSERSRAVKLALDEDRLILSVNAPDSGAAEEELAVAYGDERLEIGFNAKYLLEIASQVDRENAVFMFNSSGDPTLMREGNDTSAVYVVMPMRV
- a CDS encoding pitrilysin family protein, whose product is MTRLATFIFSAVILLAALPARAEVEIEEITTPGGVDAWLVEDHSIPFVALELRFRGGTSLDAPGKRGAVNLMTGLLEEGAGDLDARAFSRATDTLAASFSYDAGPDSLGVSARFLTENRDESVALLKDTLVNPRFDDEAIERVRAQVVSIIRSDSKDPQEIASASFASLVYGDHPYGSDENGTVESVTALTREDIIAAHADTIARDRLYVSAVGDITPDELSSLLDTLLSDLPEKGAPLPEDATLNLPGGIKVVSYDTPQSVALFAQPGLEREHPDFFAAFVLNHILGGGGFESRLMTEVREKRGLTYGVYSYLADRDDAQVWMGSVASANDRVAEAVEVIFTEWKRIRENGVTQEELDDAKTYLTGAYPLRFDGNATIANIAVGMQMDGLGTDYIANRNDMVNAVSLEDINRVAREWLDPEKLTFVVTGQPEGLTGTIN
- the dnaA gene encoding chromosomal replication initiator protein DnaA, which translates into the protein MTSDQWGQIKQDLLKTIGKNNFTNWIEPLELTAINDDVVTFKVPTTFQGNYVSRNFGELILFKVNGYAPSIRRIDFQVAANSSQKPPATATNAPQTTNATASAAPARRLPDDVLSSAPLDERFTFDRFVVGKPNELAHAAAKRVAEGGPVTFNPLFLYGGVGLGKTHLMHAIAWELQAAQPELNVLYLSAEQFMYRFVQALRDRRMMDFKELFRSVDVLMVDDVQFIAGKDSTQEEFFHTFNALVDQNKQIVISADRAPGEIENLEERIKSRLQCGLVVDLHPTDYELRLGILQSKADRFAEQYPSLEMADGVLEFLAHRISTNVRVLEGALTRLYAFASLVGHQITMELAQDCLADILRASERKVSIEEIQRHVSEHFNIRLSDMIGPKRVRTFARPRQIAMFLCKQLTSRSLPEIGRRFGGRDHTTVMHGVRRIEELSAQDGQLAEDLKILRRALEG
- a CDS encoding DUF3035 domain-containing protein; the protein is MKLRAILILVLAMAVSACGGRDRDITLSRIKNTGNGPEEFNIVPGKPLQAPESYRALPAPTPGGTNITDPTPKGDSVAALGGNPGALANTGIGRRDGGLVNYANRFGVVPGIRQTLAREDVEIRRKRGRVNILNIGRNDDYNLAYRRQWLDSKAEATRLRRVGVPTPSYPPEGRRR
- the lspA gene encoding signal peptidase II — its product is MRTVVWVASVIFVLDQITKYWVVQVLDLKRVLSIEVFPPYLNLEMAWNTGINFGAFAGANPWIWIVVALVIVGAVLWWVWTDPHGRWQQISAGLLVGGALGNVIDRLIYGAVADFLNMSCCGFNNPTSFNVADIAVFIGAFGMVIFSSDSKKAA
- the purH gene encoding bifunctional phosphoribosylaminoimidazolecarboxamide formyltransferase/IMP cyclohydrolase → MIDLAPVRRALLSVSDKTGLVDLGKALAERNVELLSTGGSAKTLRDAGLDVKDVAEVTGFPEMMDGRVKTLHPMVHGGLLALRDNDDHVAAMDQHGIGAIDLLVVNLYPFEETVAKGAGYDTCIENIDIGGPAMIRAAAKNHAFVNVVVDVEDYEALLAELNVNDGQTTYAFRQKLALNAYARTGAYDAAVSGWMAKALGETAPRRRAVAGELAQTLRYGENPHQAAAFYTDGSARAGVATAHQVQGKELSYNNINDTDAAFELVSEFAASSGPACAIIKHANPCGVARADTLKEAYIRAFDCDRTSAFGGIIALNQPLDAATAEEIAGIFTEVVIAPGADEAAMKIFATKKNLRLLTTDGLADPAEAALMLKQVSGGYLVQDKDSGQVSADDLKVVTKRAPTDQEMADMQFAWKVAKHVKSNAIVYVNNGATVGVGAGQMSRVDSCRIAARKAQDMAAELGLSAPLTQGSVVASDAFFPFPDGLLTAAEAGATAVIQPGGSMRDDEVIAAADKAGLAMVLTGMRHFRH
- the gyrB gene encoding DNA topoisomerase (ATP-hydrolyzing) subunit B; amino-acid sequence: MAEPAASPEEYGAESIKVLKGLEAVRKRPGMYIGDTDDGSGLHHMVYEVVDNGIDEALAGHADHVTVCIHKDSSISVSDNGRGIPVEMHEEEGVSAAEVIMTQLHAGGKFDSNSYKVSGGLHGVGVSVVNALSDWLELRVWRAGKEHVARFERGETAKHLEVVGDAAGKRGTEVRFLASLDTFSNLEYSFETLEKRLRELAFLNSGVRIILRDERPAEPLETELHYDGGVQEFVRYLDRSKSPLMTDPIFVTGERDDIGVEVAMWWNDSYHETVLPFTNNIPQRDGGTHLAGFRGALTRVLQKYAAESGIAKKEKVTFTGDDAREGLTCVLSVKVPDPKFSSQTKDKLVSSEVRPAVESLVNEKLSEWFEENPNEAKMIVGKIMEAAMAREAARKARELTRRKTALDVNYLAGKLKDCSEKDPSKTELFLVEGDSAGGSAQTGRDRSTQAVLPLRGKILNVERARFDRMLSSQEIGNLVMALGTGIGRDEFNIAKLRYHKIVIMTDADVDGAHIRTLLLTFFYRQMPELIEGGYLYIAQPPLFKVSRGKSEVYLKDTPALEDYLIAQGTEDAVLRLGSGEDITGQDLVRVVEEARQTSRILEAFPTHYPRHILEQAAIAEAFEPGRADADIQSVADSVAKRLDLIALEYERGWQGRQTQDHGIRLTRILRGVEEVRTLDGPILRGGEAKRLGQFTKGLREIYNEPATLHRKDRSQSIYGPLDLLEAILKEGEKGLALQRYKGLGEMNPDQLWETTLDPEARTLLQVKVDDVAEADDLFTKLMGDVVEPRREFIQQNALSVENLDF